In a genomic window of Melanotaenia boesemani isolate fMelBoe1 chromosome 1, fMelBoe1.pri, whole genome shotgun sequence:
- the cartl gene encoding cocaine- and amphetamine-regulated transcript-like produces the protein MESSGLLRALLLVGLLSTLSHGQASQKVPGQDFEEEKPEPVADGDLVEALEALLGQMHHHISSTEKRGSIPLCGMGDRCAMKFGPRIGKLCDCGRGANCNSYLLKCI, from the exons ATGGAGAGCTCCGGGTTGCTCCGCGCGCTGCTGCTCGTCGGACTGCTGTCCACCCTGAGTCACGGTCAGGCATCACAGAAAGTTCCCGGACAGGACTTTGAAGAGGAGAAACCAGAACCAGTAGCAGACGGAGATCTG GTAGAAGCACTGGAGGCTCTGCTGGGCCAAATGCATCATCACATTTCTTCCACTGAGAAAAGGGGAAGCATCCCACTG TGTGGGATGGGTGACCGCTGTGCCATGAAATTCGGGCCTCGCATTGGAAAACTCTGCGACTGTGGCAGAGGAGCCAACTGCAACTCCTACCTGCTCAAATGCATCTGA